In Paracoccus jeotgali, the following are encoded in one genomic region:
- a CDS encoding twin transmembrane helix small protein, which produces MSQDPIFIAILIVMVAVVVILAVGIFGFGVGGSFNARNGNRMMRWRLIGQAIAVAMILLFLWLRSG; this is translated from the coding sequence ATGAGCCAAGACCCCATCTTCATCGCGATCCTGATCGTGATGGTTGCCGTGGTGGTGATCCTTGCCGTCGGCATCTTCGGCTTTGGCGTCGGCGGCAGCTTCAACGCGCGCAACGGCAACCGCATGATGCGCTGGCGGCTGATCGGACAGGCGATCGCCGTGGCCATGATCCTGCTGTTCCTGTGGCTGCGTAGCGGCTGA
- a CDS encoding FtsW/RodA/SpoVE family cell cycle protein, whose amino-acid sequence MTEMVFGATPVRAGDPILPKWWRTIDRWSLFAVLMLFAFGLVLGLAASVPLAEKNNLPPFYYVTRQAVFGSMGLLAMFVISLLTPRQVRRLGVLGFFVAGLVVLALPFIGTDFGKGATRWLSLGFASVQPSEFLKPCFVAAAAWCMAASQEVGGPQGKSFSFVLAVFVALVLAAQPDFGQASLVMFSWGVMFFVSGASLFWLLGAGGLVVGFGLFSYGASEHFARRIDGFLSSEIDPRTQIGYATNAIQEGGFFGVGLGEGTVKWSLPDAHTDFIIAVAAEEYGLVMVLVIIALYATIVFRSLMRLLRERDAFARIAGTGLACAFGVQAVINMGVAVRLLPAKGMTLPFVSYGGSSVIASGIAVGMLLALTRHRAQGEMADVIRRSR is encoded by the coding sequence ATGACCGAGATGGTCTTTGGCGCGACGCCCGTTCGGGCTGGCGACCCGATTCTTCCGAAATGGTGGCGCACGATCGACCGTTGGTCGCTGTTCGCGGTGCTGATGCTGTTCGCCTTCGGGCTGGTGCTGGGGCTGGCCGCGTCGGTCCCGCTGGCGGAAAAGAACAACCTGCCGCCCTTCTACTATGTCACCCGTCAGGCGGTGTTCGGCAGCATGGGTCTGCTGGCGATGTTCGTCATCTCGCTGCTGACGCCGCGGCAGGTGCGCCGGCTGGGGGTGCTGGGGTTCTTCGTCGCCGGGCTGGTGGTGCTGGCGCTGCCCTTCATCGGCACCGATTTCGGCAAGGGCGCGACCCGCTGGCTGAGCCTCGGCTTTGCCTCGGTCCAGCCGTCCGAGTTCCTGAAGCCCTGTTTCGTCGCCGCCGCCGCCTGGTGCATGGCCGCCAGTCAAGAGGTCGGCGGCCCGCAGGGCAAGAGCTTCAGCTTTGTCCTCGCGGTATTCGTGGCGCTGGTGCTGGCCGCGCAGCCCGATTTCGGGCAGGCCTCGCTGGTGATGTTCTCCTGGGGGGTGATGTTCTTCGTGTCCGGCGCGTCGCTGTTCTGGCTGCTGGGCGCGGGCGGGCTGGTCGTAGGCTTCGGCCTGTTCTCCTATGGCGCCTCCGAGCATTTCGCCCGCCGCATCGACGGTTTCCTCAGCAGCGAGATCGACCCCCGCACCCAGATCGGCTATGCCACCAACGCCATTCAAGAGGGCGGATTCTTCGGCGTCGGGCTGGGCGAGGGCACGGTCAAATGGTCGCTGCCCGACGCGCATACCGATTTCATCATCGCCGTCGCGGCCGAGGAATACGGGCTGGTGATGGTGCTGGTCATCATCGCGCTTTACGCGACCATCGTCTTCCGCTCGCTGATGCGCCTGCTGCGCGAACGCGACGCCTTTGCCCGCATCGCCGGGACCGGTCTTGCCTGCGCCTTTGGCGTTCAGGCGGTGATCAACATGGGCGTGGCGGTGCGGCTGCTGCCGGCCAAGGGCATGACGCTGCCCTTTGTCAGCTATGGCGGCTCGTCCGTGATCGCTTCGGGGATCGCGGTGGGGATGCTGCTGGCGCTGACCCGGCACCGGGCGCAGGGCGAGATGGCCGACGTGATCCGGCGGAGCCGCTGA
- a CDS encoding PTS sugar transporter subunit IIA: MIGIVIVAHGGLAREYMAAVEHVVGPQSGMRTITIEDRHDRDAKSREIRDAADDVDRGDGVVVVTDLFGGSPSNLSLPACAVQNRVILYGANLPMLLKLAKLRHLPATEAADLAAEAGRKYIDSYRVSAEVQKPGRVAQ, encoded by the coding sequence TTGATCGGGATTGTCATTGTCGCCCATGGCGGATTGGCACGGGAATATATGGCGGCAGTTGAACATGTCGTCGGACCGCAAAGCGGCATGCGGACCATCACCATCGAGGACCGGCATGATCGCGATGCGAAAAGCCGCGAGATTCGCGACGCCGCCGACGATGTCGACCGCGGCGACGGGGTGGTGGTGGTGACGGATCTGTTCGGCGGCTCGCCCTCGAACCTGTCGCTGCCGGCCTGCGCGGTGCAGAACCGTGTGATCCTGTATGGCGCGAACCTGCCTATGCTGCTCAAGCTGGCCAAGCTGCGGCATCTGCCGGCGACCGAGGCCGCCGATCTGGCGGCCGAGGCGGGACGCAAATACATCGACAGCTATCGGGTCAGCGCCGAGGTGCAAAAGCCGGGGCGGGTGGCCCAGTGA
- a CDS encoding 3-hydroxybutyryl-CoA dehydrogenase translates to MAIQSVGIVGAGQMGNGIAHVFALAGYDVLMTDVSTEAMEKAMSLIDRNLERQLRGDKITQSEKDQAFGRIKTTPTLTDLGQCDLIIEAATEKEAIKHKIFEELLPHLKPETILTSNTSSISITRLASRTDRPHRFMGFHFMNPVPVMQLVELIRGIATDQETYQTLLQVVEQIGKTSATAEDFPAFIVNRILIPMINEAVYTLYEGVGSVKSIDQSMKLGANWPMGPLELGDFIGLDTCLAIMNVLHDGLADTKYRPCPLLVKYVEAGWLGRKSGRGFYDYSGETPVPTR, encoded by the coding sequence ATGGCTATTCAATCGGTGGGGATCGTCGGCGCGGGCCAGATGGGGAACGGGATCGCGCATGTCTTTGCGCTTGCAGGATATGACGTGCTGATGACCGATGTCAGCACCGAGGCGATGGAAAAGGCGATGAGCCTGATCGACCGCAACCTCGAACGGCAGCTTCGCGGCGACAAGATCACCCAGTCGGAAAAGGACCAGGCCTTCGGGCGGATCAAGACCACGCCGACGCTGACCGATCTGGGCCAGTGCGACCTGATCATCGAGGCCGCGACCGAGAAGGAAGCGATCAAGCACAAGATCTTTGAGGAGCTGCTGCCGCATCTGAAGCCCGAGACGATCCTGACCTCGAACACCTCCTCGATCTCGATCACCCGGCTGGCCAGCCGCACCGATCGGCCGCACCGCTTCATGGGCTTCCACTTCATGAACCCGGTGCCGGTGATGCAACTGGTCGAACTGATCCGCGGCATCGCCACCGACCAGGAAACCTATCAAACCCTGCTGCAGGTGGTCGAACAGATCGGCAAGACCTCGGCCACGGCCGAGGATTTCCCCGCCTTCATCGTCAACCGCATCCTGATCCCGATGATCAACGAGGCGGTCTATACGCTGTATGAGGGCGTCGGTTCGGTCAAATCCATCGACCAGTCGATGAAGCTGGGCGCGAACTGGCCGATGGGCCCGCTGGAACTGGGCGATTTCATCGGTCTGGACACCTGCCTTGCGATCATGAACGTGCTGCATGACGGGCTGGCGGATACGAAATACCGTCCCTGCCCGCTGCTGGTGAAATATGTCGAGGCGGGGTGGCTGGGCCGCAAATCCGGCCGCGGCTTCTATGACTACTCCGGCGAGACGCCGGTTCCGACGCGCTGA
- the murB gene encoding UDP-N-acetylmuramate dehydrogenase: MDHKLPAVRGTLTAARPLDGLTWLRVGGPADWLFQPADQDDLADFLRDLPPEVPVFPMGVGSNLIVRDGGIRGVVIRLGRGFNGITCDRETVTAGAAALDAHVARKAADAGLDLGFLRTIPGSIGGAVRMNAGCYGSYVADHLIDADCVTRDGRIVTLSPADLRLAYRHSELPEGCVITRARFRAKRGDPQQIHARMQEQLDRRDATQPVRDRSAGSTFRNPAGFSSTGRADDSHELKAWKLIEAAGLRGHRLGGAQMSEQHPNFLLNVGDATAADLEGLGELVRDRVRETSGHDLQWEVIRIGDPA, encoded by the coding sequence ATGGACCACAAATTGCCAGCCGTTCGCGGAACGCTGACCGCCGCGCGTCCGCTGGACGGGCTGACCTGGCTGCGCGTCGGCGGCCCCGCCGACTGGCTGTTCCAGCCCGCCGATCAGGACGATCTTGCCGATTTCCTGCGTGACCTGCCGCCCGAGGTTCCGGTCTTTCCCATGGGCGTCGGGTCGAACCTGATCGTGCGCGATGGCGGCATCCGGGGCGTGGTGATCCGCCTTGGCCGCGGCTTCAACGGCATCACCTGCGACCGCGAGACCGTCACCGCAGGCGCGGCGGCGCTGGATGCCCATGTTGCCCGCAAGGCGGCGGATGCGGGGCTTGATCTGGGTTTCCTGCGGACCATCCCCGGCAGCATCGGCGGCGCGGTCCGGATGAATGCAGGCTGCTATGGCTCTTACGTCGCCGACCACCTGATCGACGCCGACTGCGTGACCCGCGATGGCCGCATCGTCACGCTGTCGCCCGCCGATCTGCGCCTCGCTTACCGCCACAGCGAATTGCCAGAGGGCTGTGTCATCACCCGCGCCCGGTTCCGCGCCAAGCGCGGCGATCCGCAGCAGATCCACGCCCGGATGCAGGAGCAGCTTGACCGCCGTGACGCGACGCAGCCGGTGCGCGACCGCAGCGCGGGGTCGACCTTTCGCAACCCGGCCGGGTTCAGCTCGACCGGGCGCGCGGATGACAGCCACGAGCTGAAGGCCTGGAAGCTGATCGAGGCGGCGGGCCTGCGCGGCCATCGCCTCGGCGGCGCGCAGATGTCCGAACAGCACCCGAATTTCCTTCTGAATGTCGGGGACGCCACCGCCGCCGATCTGGAGGGCCTGGGCGAGCTGGTCCGCGACCGCGTGCGCGAGACGTCCGGCCATGACCTGCAATGGGAGGTCATCCGCATCGGCGATCCCGCCTGA
- a CDS encoding cob(I)yrinic acid a,c-diamide adenosyltransferase, with the protein MVVLNRIYTRTGDDGETALSDGSRTVKHDPRVEAYGTVDELNAVLGLARLAAGENPQIETALQMIQNELFDLGADLSRPDMAGDADAPYPVLRMQPEQTRRLEQQIDAMNTRLEPLRSFVLPGGSLLATQLHVARTVARRAERRTTALAAATGGDVNPDAARYLNRLSDWLFVAARIANLDFGGDLLWQPGAGRTAEA; encoded by the coding sequence ATGGTCGTCCTGAACCGCATATATACCCGCACCGGCGATGACGGCGAAACCGCGCTGTCGGATGGCAGCCGCACGGTCAAGCATGATCCACGGGTCGAGGCCTATGGCACGGTGGACGAGCTGAACGCGGTTTTGGGCCTCGCCCGGCTGGCGGCGGGCGAGAACCCGCAGATCGAGACCGCCCTGCAGATGATCCAGAACGAACTGTTCGACCTCGGCGCCGATCTGTCGCGGCCGGACATGGCGGGCGACGCGGACGCGCCCTATCCGGTGCTGCGGATGCAGCCCGAACAGACGCGCCGGCTGGAACAGCAGATCGACGCCATGAACACCCGGCTGGAACCGCTGCGCAGCTTCGTGCTGCCCGGCGGCAGCTTGTTGGCCACGCAGTTGCATGTCGCCCGCACCGTCGCCCGCCGGGCCGAGCGTCGCACGACCGCGCTGGCCGCGGCGACCGGCGGCGATGTGAACCCCGATGCCGCGCGCTATCTCAACCGCCTCTCGGACTGGCTGTTCGTCGCGGCGCGGATCGCCAATCTCGATTTCGGGGGCGACCTGCTGTGGCAGCCGGGCGCCGGCCGGACTGCGGAGGCGTGA
- the murC gene encoding UDP-N-acetylmuramate--L-alanine ligase, with the protein MNAATKLPGELGPIHFIGIGGIGMSGIAEVLMTLGYDVQGSDAKKSKITDRLEQLGARVFEGQRAENIGAAGVVVVSTAIRKDNPELKEARSRGLPVVRRAEMLAELMRLKSNVAIGGTHGKTTTTTMVATLLDAGGFDPTVINGGVIHAYGSNARAGEGEWMVVEADESDGSFNRLPATIAIVTNIDPEHMEHWGDFDRLREGFYNFVSSVPFYGLVVCCTDHPEVQALVGKLHDRRVVTFGFNAQADVRAMNLHYQDGVAHFDVALQGEADPQDGEVPMIRDCTLPMPGDHNVSNALSAIAVARHLGMKRDEIRAALAKFAGVGRRFTRVAEVGGVTIIDDYGHHPVEIAAVLKAARQSTKGRVIAVHQPHRYSRLSSLFEEFCTCFNEADVVGIVEVYGAGEEPIPGASRDDLVAGLIAHGHRHARAIMDENDLARLVREQARPGDMVVCLGAGSISAWAYALPELLQARAA; encoded by the coding sequence ATGAATGCCGCCACCAAACTTCCCGGCGAACTCGGACCCATCCACTTCATCGGGATCGGCGGCATCGGCATGTCTGGCATCGCCGAGGTGCTGATGACGCTGGGCTATGACGTGCAGGGCTCGGACGCGAAGAAATCCAAGATCACCGACCGGCTGGAACAGCTGGGCGCGCGCGTGTTCGAGGGGCAGCGGGCCGAGAATATCGGCGCGGCCGGGGTGGTCGTGGTCTCGACCGCGATCCGCAAGGACAACCCGGAACTGAAAGAGGCGCGCAGCCGTGGCCTGCCCGTCGTGCGCCGGGCCGAGATGCTGGCCGAGCTGATGCGCCTGAAATCCAACGTCGCCATCGGCGGCACCCACGGCAAGACCACCACGACGACCATGGTGGCGACGCTGCTGGATGCCGGCGGCTTCGACCCGACGGTCATCAATGGCGGCGTGATCCACGCCTATGGCTCGAACGCGCGGGCGGGCGAGGGCGAGTGGATGGTGGTCGAGGCCGACGAATCCGACGGCAGCTTCAACCGTCTGCCCGCGACCATCGCCATCGTCACCAATATCGACCCCGAGCATATGGAGCATTGGGGCGATTTCGACCGCTTGCGCGAAGGGTTCTACAACTTCGTGTCGTCGGTGCCGTTCTATGGTCTGGTCGTCTGCTGCACCGATCACCCCGAGGTGCAGGCTCTGGTCGGCAAGCTGCATGACCGCCGCGTCGTCACCTTCGGTTTCAACGCGCAGGCCGATGTGCGGGCAATGAACCTGCACTATCAGGACGGCGTCGCGCATTTCGACGTGGCGCTGCAGGGCGAGGCCGATCCGCAGGACGGCGAGGTGCCGATGATCCGCGACTGCACCCTGCCCATGCCCGGCGATCACAACGTCTCGAACGCACTGTCCGCGATTGCCGTGGCCCGGCATCTGGGCATGAAGCGCGACGAGATCCGCGCCGCGCTGGCGAAATTCGCTGGCGTCGGCCGCCGCTTTACCCGCGTGGCCGAGGTCGGGGGCGTCACCATCATCGACGATTACGGCCACCATCCCGTGGAAATCGCCGCCGTCCTCAAGGCCGCGCGGCAATCGACCAAGGGCCGGGTCATCGCGGTCCACCAGCCGCACCGCTATTCGCGCCTGTCCAGCCTGTTCGAGGAATTCTGCACCTGCTTCAACGAGGCGGATGTCGTCGGCATCGTCGAGGTCTATGGCGCGGGCGAAGAACCCATCCCTGGCGCCAGCCGCGACGATCTGGTGGCCGGGCTGATCGCCCATGGCCATCGCCACGCGCGTGCGATCATGGACGAAAACGATCTGGCGCGGCTGGTCCGCGAACAGGCGCGGCCGGGCGACATGGTCGTGTGCCTCGGCGCGGGGTCGATCTCGGCTTGGGCCTATGCCCTGCCGGAACTGCTGCAGGCCCGCGCGGCCTGA
- a CDS encoding HPr family phosphocarrier protein codes for MTAPVRLCLPIVNEKGLHARASAKFVEIVERFDAEARVSRDGMTVSGDSIMGLLMLAASRGTEIEIETAGPEAEGLARALSALIADRFGEGI; via the coding sequence GTGACGGCGCCGGTCCGGCTGTGTCTGCCCATCGTCAACGAAAAGGGCCTGCACGCGCGCGCATCGGCGAAGTTCGTCGAGATCGTCGAACGCTTCGACGCCGAGGCGCGGGTCAGCCGCGACGGCATGACCGTCTCGGGCGATTCGATCATGGGGCTGCTGATGCTGGCCGCCAGCCGCGGAACCGAGATCGAGATCGAGACCGCCGGCCCCGAGGCCGAGGGCTTGGCACGGGCGCTGAGCGCGCTGATCGCTGACCGATTTGGCGAGGGCATCTGA
- the murG gene encoding undecaprenyldiphospho-muramoylpentapeptide beta-N-acetylglucosaminyltransferase, protein MPGYALIAAGGTGGHMFPAQALAEVLLAHGWRVTLSTDNRGARYADAFPDAVRREVVSSATTARGGITGKLAAPFRIAAGVMAARRAFRRERPDVVVGFGGYPTIPAMAAASTLRIPRMIHEQNGVMGRVNAIFASRVHRVACGIWPTELPAGVEGAFTGNPVRQAVLDRAGAAYQPPGQGPLNLLVIGGSQGARVLSDIVPVAVADLPADLRARLTIAHQARAEDQDRVIAAYAEAGVQALVQPFFSDVPQRLCECHLVISRAGASSVADITAIGRPAILIPYAAAAGDHQSANARPLADTGAAIVLPESVLDAASLTRDIAAILTDPHRAAQMAEAARTLGRPDAARRLYDLVTELAL, encoded by the coding sequence ATGCCGGGATACGCCCTGATCGCAGCCGGCGGGACCGGCGGGCACATGTTTCCCGCGCAGGCGCTGGCCGAGGTGCTGCTGGCCCACGGTTGGCGCGTCACCCTGTCCACCGACAATCGCGGCGCCCGCTATGCCGACGCCTTCCCCGACGCCGTCCGGCGCGAGGTCGTGTCCTCGGCCACCACGGCGCGCGGCGGGATCACGGGCAAGCTGGCCGCCCCCTTCCGGATCGCGGCCGGCGTCATGGCCGCGCGGCGGGCCTTTCGGCGCGAGCGCCCGGATGTCGTGGTGGGGTTTGGCGGCTATCCGACGATCCCGGCGATGGCGGCGGCCTCGACCCTGCGCATCCCGCGCATGATCCACGAACAGAACGGGGTGATGGGGCGGGTGAACGCGATCTTTGCCTCGCGCGTCCACCGCGTCGCCTGCGGCATCTGGCCGACGGAACTCCCCGCCGGCGTCGAGGGTGCCTTTACCGGCAATCCGGTGCGTCAGGCGGTGCTGGACCGCGCCGGGGCTGCCTATCAGCCGCCGGGACAGGGGCCGCTGAACCTGCTGGTCATCGGCGGCAGCCAAGGCGCGCGCGTGCTGTCGGACATCGTGCCGGTCGCCGTGGCCGACCTGCCCGCCGATCTGCGCGCGCGGCTGACCATCGCCCATCAGGCGCGGGCCGAAGATCAGGACCGCGTCATCGCCGCCTATGCCGAGGCCGGCGTTCAGGCCCTGGTCCAGCCCTTCTTTTCCGACGTGCCGCAGCGGCTATGCGAATGCCATCTGGTCATCAGCCGCGCCGGCGCGTCCTCGGTCGCCGATATCACCGCCATCGGGCGTCCAGCGATCCTGATCCCCTATGCGGCTGCGGCGGGCGATCACCAGTCGGCCAATGCGCGGCCTCTTGCCGATACGGGCGCGGCCATCGTTCTGCCCGAATCCGTGCTTGACGCTGCCAGCCTGACACGCGACATCGCGGCCATTCTGACCGATCCCCACCGTGCCGCCCAGATGGCCGAGGCCGCGCGCACCCTTGGCCGGCCCGATGCGGCGCGGCGCCTTTACGACCTCGTCACGGAGCTTGCCTTATGA
- a CDS encoding electron transfer flavoprotein subunit alpha/FixB family protein, which produces MAVLLLGEVTNGELNRDSTAKAVNAVRTLGDVTVLCAGASARAAAEAAAKIDGVAKVLVAEDALYGHRLAEPTAALMVSLAGDYSHIAAPATTDAKNVMPRVAALLDVMVISDVAEVVDADTFKRPVYAGNAIQTVRSKDATKVMTIRTASFDGAGEGGSAQISDAATADDPGLSSWVADEVAESDRPELTSAGRVVSGGRGVGSEENFELIEKLADKLGAAVGASRAAVDSGFAPNDWQVGQTGKVVAPELYVAVGISGAIQHLAGMKDSKVIVAINKDEEAPIFQVADYGLVGDLFTILPELTEKL; this is translated from the coding sequence ATGGCTGTTCTGCTGCTGGGTGAAGTCACCAACGGAGAGTTGAACCGCGACTCGACCGCCAAGGCCGTGAACGCGGTCCGCACGCTGGGCGATGTGACGGTGCTGTGCGCCGGCGCCAGCGCCCGCGCCGCCGCCGAAGCCGCCGCCAAGATCGACGGCGTGGCCAAGGTTCTCGTGGCCGAAGACGCGCTGTATGGCCACCGTCTGGCCGAGCCGACGGCGGCGCTGATGGTCAGCCTCGCCGGGGATTATTCCCACATCGCCGCGCCGGCGACCACGGATGCCAAGAACGTCATGCCGCGCGTCGCCGCGCTGCTGGACGTGATGGTGATCTCGGACGTGGCCGAGGTGGTCGATGCCGACACCTTCAAGCGCCCGGTCTATGCCGGCAACGCGATCCAGACCGTGCGGTCCAAGGACGCGACCAAGGTCATGACCATCCGCACCGCCTCGTTCGACGGCGCGGGCGAGGGCGGATCGGCCCAGATCAGCGACGCCGCCACGGCCGACGATCCGGGCCTGTCGTCCTGGGTCGCGGACGAGGTCGCGGAAAGCGACCGTCCGGAACTGACCTCGGCCGGGCGCGTCGTCTCGGGCGGGCGCGGCGTCGGCTCGGAAGAGAATTTCGAGCTGATCGAAAAGCTGGCCGACAAGCTGGGCGCCGCCGTCGGCGCCTCGCGCGCGGCGGTCGATTCAGGCTTTGCCCCGAACGACTGGCAGGTCGGCCAGACCGGCAAGGTCGTCGCACCCGAACTGTATGTCGCCGTCGGCATCTCGGGTGCGATCCAGCACCTTGCCGGGATGAAGGACAGCAAGGTCATCGTGGCGATCAACAAGGACGAGGAAGCCCCGATTTTCCAAGTCGCCGATTACGGGCTGGTGGGCGATCTGTTCACCATCCTGCCGGAACTGACCGAGAAGCTGTAA
- a CDS encoding electron transfer flavoprotein subunit beta/FixA family protein — MKVLVPVKRVIDYNVKARVKADGSGVDLANVKMSMNPFDEIAVEEAIRLKEKGVAEEVVVVSIGVKQAQETLRTALAMGADRAILVIAADDVHNDIEPLAVAKILKAIIDEEQPRLVIAGKQAIDNDMNATGQMLAALLGWGQATFASKLEIDGDAAKVTREVDGGLQTISVKLPAIVTADLRLNEPRYASLPNIMKAKKKPLDEKTAADLGVDVTPRLEILSTAEPEGRKAGIKVESVDELVSKLKEAGVV, encoded by the coding sequence ATGAAGGTCCTTGTGCCAGTAAAGCGCGTGATCGACTATAACGTGAAAGCCCGGGTCAAGGCCGACGGCTCTGGCGTCGATCTTGCGAACGTGAAGATGTCGATGAACCCCTTCGACGAAATCGCCGTCGAAGAGGCGATCCGGCTGAAGGAAAAAGGCGTCGCCGAAGAGGTCGTCGTGGTCTCGATCGGGGTCAAGCAGGCGCAGGAAACGCTGCGCACCGCGCTGGCCATGGGCGCCGACCGCGCCATTCTGGTCATCGCCGCCGATGATGTGCATAACGACATCGAACCCCTCGCCGTCGCCAAGATCCTCAAGGCCATCATCGACGAGGAACAGCCCCGGCTGGTCATCGCCGGCAAGCAGGCCATCGACAACGACATGAACGCCACCGGCCAGATGCTGGCGGCGCTGCTGGGCTGGGGTCAGGCGACCTTTGCCAGCAAGCTGGAAATCGACGGCGACGCCGCCAAGGTGACGCGCGAGGTCGATGGCGGCCTGCAGACGATCAGCGTCAAGCTGCCGGCCATCGTCACCGCCGACCTGCGCCTGAACGAGCCGCGCTATGCCAGCCTGCCCAACATCATGAAGGCCAAGAAAAAGCCGCTGGACGAAAAGACCGCCGCCGATCTGGGCGTCGATGTCACGCCGCGGCTGGAAATCCTCTCGACCGCCGAACCGGAGGGCCGCAAGGCCGGGATCAAGGTCGAGTCGGTGGACGAACTGGTCTCGAAACTTAAAGAAGCGGGGGTTGTGTGA
- a CDS encoding TetR/AcrR family transcriptional regulator, protein MTARRSYHHGNLREALVEAAADLIGECGPQGFTLAEAARRAGVSAAAPYRHYQGREELLAEVAQRGFSELGQVMRTAWDGGKPHPVMGLARMGEAYLDFALAQPAFYRAMFESGLAVDGQSAAWQRNEQGLAELVNAIKVLSAPLPEARRPDPRMVANHIWALAHGTVSLFCMGGPDAPAPTSSPHESLILACRSYLTGLGLIAPDFAPSPWIAGKWPIGGPRSDD, encoded by the coding sequence TTGACGGCACGACGTTCCTATCACCACGGCAATCTGCGCGAGGCATTGGTCGAGGCGGCGGCGGACCTGATCGGTGAATGCGGCCCGCAGGGCTTTACCCTGGCCGAGGCCGCCCGGCGCGCGGGCGTGTCGGCCGCCGCGCCCTATCGCCACTATCAGGGGCGCGAGGAATTGCTGGCCGAGGTGGCGCAGCGCGGTTTTTCGGAACTCGGTCAGGTCATGCGGACGGCCTGGGATGGCGGCAAGCCGCATCCGGTGATGGGGCTGGCGCGGATGGGTGAGGCCTATCTGGACTTTGCCCTCGCGCAACCCGCCTTTTATCGCGCGATGTTCGAATCTGGGCTGGCGGTGGACGGGCAGTCCGCCGCGTGGCAGCGGAACGAGCAGGGTCTGGCGGAACTGGTCAACGCAATCAAGGTGCTGTCCGCGCCGCTGCCGGAAGCGCGCCGGCCCGATCCGCGCATGGTCGCCAATCACATCTGGGCGCTGGCGCATGGCACCGTGTCGCTGTTCTGCATGGGCGGACCGGACGCGCCGGCGCCCACCTCCTCGCCGCATGAAAGCCTGATCCTTGCCTGCCGGTCCTATCTGACCGGTCTGGGCCTGATCGCGCCCGACTTCGCGCCCTCGCCCTGGATTGCGGGGAAATGGCCCATCGGCGGGCCGCGCTCGGACGATTGA
- the rapZ gene encoding RNase adapter RapZ, which produces MAAPDQDPDPTPRAEDTDEDVTRLVLVTGPSGAGRSTAIHVLEDLGYEAIDNLPFSLIPRLLDGPPRPTPLALGLDVRNRDFSATAVIELIDRLTRHPGYAPEVLYLDCDSSTLVRRFNETRRRHPMAEAGAPMDGIEAEKDLLAAIRARADVLVNTSDMSPHDLKTELARFFDTGETQRLTVSVQSFSYKRGVPRGIDIMFDCRFLDNPHWQPELRAQDGRNDAVQAHIRADSRFDEFFTRVRDLILFVLPAHLAEGKTHVAIGFGCTGGQHRSVTLTELMAAALAEQGWQVSKRHRELERRAADAAHHAISASTPQGTQI; this is translated from the coding sequence ATGGCGGCGCCCGATCAGGACCCAGACCCGACCCCGCGCGCCGAGGATACGGACGAGGACGTGACCCGGCTTGTGCTGGTCACGGGCCCGTCCGGGGCCGGACGCTCGACCGCGATCCACGTGCTCGAGGATCTGGGATATGAGGCCATCGACAACCTGCCCTTTTCGCTGATCCCGCGCCTGCTGGACGGGCCGCCGCGTCCGACCCCGCTGGCGCTGGGGCTAGATGTGCGCAACCGCGACTTTTCCGCGACGGCGGTGATCGAGCTGATCGACCGGCTGACCCGGCATCCCGGCTATGCGCCCGAGGTTCTGTATCTCGACTGCGACTCCTCGACGCTGGTGCGCCGCTTCAACGAGACGCGGCGCCGTCACCCGATGGCCGAGGCGGGCGCGCCGATGGACGGGATCGAGGCGGAAAAGGACCTGCTGGCCGCGATCCGGGCGCGGGCCGATGTGCTGGTCAACACCTCGGACATGTCGCCCCATGATCTGAAGACCGAGCTGGCGCGGTTCTTCGACACCGGCGAGACGCAGCGGCTGACCGTCTCGGTGCAAAGCTTTTCCTACAAACGCGGGGTGCCGCGCGGCATCGACATCATGTTTGATTGTCGATTCCTCGACAATCCGCATTGGCAGCCCGAGTTGCGCGCACAGGACGGGCGAAATGACGCGGTTCAGGCGCATATCCGCGCAGATTCGCGCTTTGACGAGTTTTTCACCCGCGTTCGGGACTTGATTCTTTTCGTTTTGCCTGCACATCTGGCCGAGGGGAAAACTCATGTGGCCATCGGCTTCGGATGCACGGGCGGCCAACATCGTTCCGTCACTTTGACGGAATTGATGGCGGCAGCGCTTGCGGAGCAGGGCTGGCAGGTGTCAAAACGGCACAGGGAACTGGAACGCCGCGCAGCGGACGCGGCACATCACGCGATTTCGGCTTCGACGCCTCAGGGGACGCAGATTTGA